From a single Anaerolineales bacterium genomic region:
- a CDS encoding HIT family protein, whose protein sequence is MPENWKSENWDSLVSGENCPVCEQFRSDKKEDEHLLYICDLPCSRLYLAKNQFVKGYCVLICRSHVIEPYELSKEERASYFDDLALAASALQKVFKADKMNYNLLGNIIPHLHTHILPRYFTDSAPNRPIDPGLKKVSLTQSEYEDRIGLIHYQIHLLQK, encoded by the coding sequence ATGCCCGAAAATTGGAAGTCAGAAAACTGGGACTCTCTGGTCAGCGGCGAGAACTGCCCAGTGTGCGAACAATTCCGCTCGGACAAAAAAGAGGACGAGCATCTTCTTTATATTTGCGACCTGCCATGCAGCCGTCTTTACCTTGCAAAAAATCAGTTTGTCAAAGGGTACTGCGTGTTGATATGTCGCAGTCATGTGATTGAGCCTTATGAATTATCGAAGGAAGAGCGAGCCAGTTATTTTGACGATTTGGCATTAGCAGCAAGTGCTTTGCAAAAGGTTTTCAAAGCAGACAAAATGAACTACAACCTTCTTGGAAACATAATTCCACATTTGCACACACACATCCTTCCACGATATTTTACTGACAGTGCGCCAAACAGACCGATTGATCCTGGATTAAAAAAAGTGTCTTTGACACAAAGTGAATACGAAGATCGCATTGGATTGATTCATTATCAGATTCACTTATTACAGAAATAG
- a CDS encoding formylglycine-generating enzyme family protein, whose protein sequence is MKNVRYTIFALTLLFVLVLSSCAAPTPETVVVVVTATDSPVTEEAPTMAPPQPSISVSLTGPQNGETMRWLDGSTLVYIPAGDFTMGNNDFNAPSHNVTLDGYWIQQTPVTNRMYEQCVKSGSCTAPRQELGGPVFSNPQFASHPVVGVNWEQAQNYCEWIQGSLPTEAQWEKAARGTSGNNFPWGTSRPTCELLNFSGCNGSTTNVTAHEEGKSSYGVFDMAGNVFEWVFDWYGQNYYGESPSVNPTGPQSGEYRVVRGSSFDTAAEQLASAIRRFNEQNDSGRDLGFRCAVNNPQPFAPYCQLTAHIPTSQVSAPASCALPEGTVINQYCAQGDGYAVAQISFNSVWDERGTRIQCEERIEGGLRTLVCRGPRGIESTNEVVVCNPACTNQPDISGLSPVCPSGYTLDLASGACTYTPILSQPGAGGCPLGYVSVQNSAGQQVCAVAPDAGGSCPTGLYFDELAGICAPPNGETSAPFGVDNPTLAAQTFAGCAAGYNYNENFQCCQAAAGVVYPTCAPGYNFDLSRNACVPSFEDDLGGTGCITVRVNTLKCVNLEDRVCAPITGEAQCVRNTQCRWNEPADACELRTP, encoded by the coding sequence ATGAAAAACGTTCGATATACAATTTTTGCGCTCACACTCTTGTTCGTGCTCGTGTTGTCTTCGTGTGCTGCGCCGACCCCGGAAACGGTCGTGGTGGTCGTGACGGCGACGGATTCGCCGGTCACGGAGGAAGCGCCGACCATGGCGCCGCCGCAACCTTCTATATCGGTTTCTCTGACGGGACCGCAGAACGGCGAGACCATGCGCTGGCTCGACGGCAGTACGTTGGTATATATCCCCGCCGGTGACTTCACGATGGGGAACAATGATTTCAATGCGCCCTCTCATAATGTGACCCTGGACGGATATTGGATCCAGCAAACGCCGGTCACGAACCGCATGTACGAGCAGTGTGTGAAATCCGGTTCGTGCACAGCTCCCCGCCAGGAATTGGGCGGACCTGTGTTCAGTAATCCGCAGTTTGCCAGCCATCCAGTGGTTGGCGTGAATTGGGAGCAGGCTCAGAATTACTGTGAATGGATCCAGGGCAGCCTGCCCACCGAGGCGCAATGGGAGAAGGCGGCGCGCGGTACAAGCGGAAACAACTTTCCATGGGGAACTTCGCGCCCCACCTGTGAACTTTTGAACTTTTCCGGCTGTAACGGAAGCACCACCAATGTGACGGCTCATGAGGAAGGCAAAAGTTCGTACGGCGTGTTCGATATGGCTGGCAATGTATTTGAATGGGTCTTTGACTGGTATGGGCAAAATTATTACGGTGAATCCCCATCGGTCAACCCGACCGGTCCGCAGAGCGGCGAATACCGTGTTGTGCGCGGAAGTTCGTTCGATACTGCTGCGGAGCAACTTGCCTCGGCGATCCGCCGCTTCAATGAACAGAATGACAGCGGACGCGATCTTGGTTTCCGTTGTGCGGTTAATAATCCCCAGCCGTTCGCTCCGTACTGTCAGTTGACGGCGCACATCCCGACTTCTCAGGTGAGCGCTCCCGCTTCATGCGCCCTGCCGGAAGGAACGGTCATCAACCAATATTGTGCCCAGGGTGATGGTTACGCTGTCGCGCAGATTTCCTTCAATTCGGTCTGGGATGAACGCGGGACGCGCATTCAATGTGAAGAACGGATAGAAGGCGGCCTCCGGACACTGGTATGCCGCGGTCCGCGTGGGATCGAATCGACCAATGAGGTCGTGGTTTGTAACCCCGCCTGTACGAATCAACCCGACATCAGCGGCTTGAGCCCTGTTTGCCCGTCCGGGTACACCCTAGACCTTGCTTCCGGCGCATGCACCTATACGCCCATCCTGTCCCAGCCCGGTGCGGGAGGCTGCCCGCTTGGATATGTGAGCGTTCAGAACAGCGCGGGTCAGCAGGTGTGCGCGGTCGCGCCGGATGCGGGCGGTTCCTGCCCGACCGGTCTGTATTTCGATGAACTGGCAGGGATCTGCGCGCCTCCGAATGGAGAAACATCCGCGCCGTTCGGTGTGGATAATCCCACCCTTGCCGCGCAGACCTTTGCAGGCTGTGCCGCCGGTTACAACTATAATGAGAATTTCCAGTGCTGTCAGGCTGCTGCGGGAGTTGTATATCCCACCTGTGCTCCCGGCTATAACTTCGACCTCAGCCGCAACGCTTGTGTGCCGTCGTTCGAAGACGACCTGGGCGGCACAGGTTGTATCACTGTGCGCGTGAATACGCTCAAATGTGTGAACCTTGAAGACAGGGTTTGTGCGCCGATAACGGGTGAAGCTCAGTGTGTCCGAAATACACAATGCCGCTGGAACGAACCGGCGGATGCCTGTGAATTGCGAACCCCATAG
- a CDS encoding pyridoxal phosphate-dependent aminotransferase, which translates to MVSNDTPVLAVDEKHLVPVSDHLKRMMDIPPSRMFLINKSLKTYKEKYPDSPTYDASQGDGGASLPGTPKLILERALQLQLEHGTSYDMPFGTDAYRKAVIEQYWKLDSSSGWGPANVLGTAGGRDALIKAYQAMLALGHGRQGDLIMVSRVPWISYNWGPYGVGANVLWSPGDPSQGWAYSEDAIRESVKFAESKGRKIAGLVITNPDNPTGLTIAVEKQVSLAKAALEAGATFVLFDWMYHYVTDESPMDLNSFLKNFTPEERTRIMFLDGITKSLGGSNIRNCHLIADEAVIKFINARASHGVIPSFFSLAVAMAAYEMGFHEATKSIIEPTNASRAALKKLLAESGLQHIIGKGYYAFMNVGEFIKAKGWADTEPLGQYLAENHGVAIVPGAFFSPFGGDWIRFSYATPVERTEGAFGRLIDGLNELKK; encoded by the coding sequence ATGGTTTCCAATGACACCCCCGTCCTCGCTGTTGATGAAAAGCATCTCGTGCCCGTCAGCGATCATCTCAAAAGGATGATGGATATTCCGCCCTCGCGCATGTTCCTCATCAATAAATCCTTGAAGACATACAAAGAGAAATACCCAGACTCGCCCACCTATGATGCGTCGCAGGGAGACGGCGGCGCTTCGCTTCCCGGAACTCCCAAACTGATCCTGGAACGCGCGCTTCAACTCCAGCTCGAACATGGGACCTCCTACGATATGCCGTTCGGCACCGACGCCTATCGCAAGGCGGTCATCGAGCAGTATTGGAAATTAGATTCATCATCCGGCTGGGGACCTGCCAACGTACTCGGCACCGCGGGCGGACGTGACGCGCTCATCAAAGCCTATCAAGCCATGCTCGCTCTCGGTCATGGACGGCAGGGTGATCTCATCATGGTCTCGCGCGTACCATGGATCTCCTACAACTGGGGACCGTACGGCGTTGGCGCGAATGTCCTATGGTCGCCCGGCGACCCGTCACAAGGTTGGGCATACTCTGAAGATGCCATCCGTGAAAGTGTGAAATTCGCAGAGTCGAAAGGGCGCAAAATCGCCGGTCTCGTCATCACCAATCCGGACAACCCCACCGGCTTGACCATCGCCGTCGAGAAACAAGTCTCGCTCGCCAAAGCCGCATTGGAAGCGGGTGCTACTTTCGTGCTTTTCGATTGGATGTATCACTACGTGACCGACGAATCGCCGATGGATTTGAACTCTTTCCTAAAGAATTTCACCCCCGAAGAGCGGACGCGCATCATGTTCCTCGACGGTATCACCAAATCGCTGGGCGGATCGAACATCCGCAACTGCCATTTGATCGCGGACGAAGCCGTCATTAAATTCATCAATGCGCGCGCTTCGCACGGAGTTATCCCCTCATTCTTTTCGCTTGCGGTTGCCATGGCGGCATACGAAATGGGATTTCACGAAGCGACGAAATCCATCATTGAACCGACCAACGCCAGCCGCGCCGCCTTGAAAAAACTCCTCGCCGAAAGCGGACTTCAGCACATCATCGGCAAAGGTTATTATGCTTTTATGAATGTGGGTGAGTTCATCAAAGCCAAAGGCTGGGCGGACACCGAGCCGCTCGGTCAATATCTCGCCGAAAATCATGGAGTCGCCATCGTCCCCGGCGCGTTCTTCTCGCCCTTCGGCGGCGACTGGATCCGCTTTTCCTACGCTACACCGGTCGAACGGACCGAAGGCGCGTTTGGGAGGTTGATAGATGGATTAAATGAACTGAAAAAGTAG
- a CDS encoding AMP-binding protein: MTEFTYGGEIVWRPTPEHIEHANLTKFMRLHGIQDFDELMRKSTNDVAWFTDAVLRFLDIRFYEPYSKVVDLSEGIQFPKWCVGGKMNIVHNCIDKWTSTEGGKKKAVVFEGEEGVTRIITYDELYKEVNKAANALRALGLGKGDAVGIFMPMTPEIVVALLAIAKIGGIILPLFSGYGAGAIVSRMADAEAKALFAADGAFRRGKAVEMKSVADEAAEQIATLKHMIILKRTGQTINMKAERDHWWHELVDAQSDEAETEITDAEDPLMIIYTSGTTGKPKGALHTHCGFPVKAAQDMAFGTDVHAGDVIYWMTDMGWMMGPWLVFGGLLLSATVFLYDGAPDFPAPNRSWELVEKHGISQMGVSPTLIRSLIPHGDEHFKKHDLSSLKCFASTGEPWNPDPWMWLFEKVGEGKRPVINYSGGTEISGGIVMGNPLLPLKPCAFSAPCPGMDADVVDESGNPVRNAVGELVIKAPWIGMTRGFWKDKGRYLDTYWSRWENVWVHGDFAAIDNDGLWYILGRSDDTIKIAGKRLGPAEVESILVRHESIVEAAAIGVPHEVKGSELVLFAVTGPGVERSDALRQELYEMVVAEMGKPLSPKAILFVNDLPKTRNAKVMRRMIRAAYLGLEPGDTSSLVNPGAVEEIKRSK, encoded by the coding sequence ATGACCGAGTTTACATATGGCGGCGAGATCGTCTGGCGTCCGACACCTGAGCATATCGAACACGCAAACCTGACGAAATTCATGCGCCTGCATGGCATCCAGGATTTCGATGAATTGATGCGAAAGTCCACAAATGATGTGGCGTGGTTTACCGATGCAGTATTGAGATTTCTCGATATTCGTTTTTATGAACCTTATTCGAAAGTGGTGGATCTTTCCGAAGGGATCCAATTCCCAAAGTGGTGTGTGGGTGGGAAGATGAACATTGTCCATAATTGTATTGATAAATGGACAAGTACGGAAGGCGGAAAGAAGAAAGCAGTGGTCTTTGAGGGAGAAGAAGGGGTTACAAGAATCATCACTTACGATGAACTTTATAAGGAAGTGAACAAAGCCGCCAATGCTTTGCGCGCCCTCGGGCTGGGCAAAGGCGATGCGGTCGGTATTTTCATGCCAATGACGCCTGAAATTGTGGTCGCTTTGCTGGCGATCGCGAAGATTGGCGGGATCATCCTGCCGTTGTTCTCAGGCTATGGCGCAGGTGCCATCGTCTCCCGCATGGCGGATGCGGAAGCGAAAGCGCTCTTCGCGGCGGATGGCGCATTCCGGCGCGGCAAAGCCGTGGAGATGAAGTCCGTTGCGGACGAGGCGGCGGAGCAGATCGCCACGCTGAAGCACATGATCATCCTGAAGCGCACGGGGCAGACAATCAATATGAAAGCGGAACGAGATCATTGGTGGCACGAACTGGTGGATGCGCAATCTGATGAGGCTGAAACCGAAATAACCGATGCCGAAGACCCGTTGATGATCATTTACACCTCCGGCACGACGGGCAAGCCGAAGGGCGCGTTGCACACACACTGCGGATTTCCCGTCAAAGCCGCGCAGGACATGGCGTTCGGGACGGACGTCCACGCCGGGGATGTCATTTACTGGATGACCGACATGGGCTGGATGATGGGTCCGTGGCTGGTGTTCGGCGGATTACTGCTTAGCGCGACGGTTTTCCTGTACGACGGTGCGCCTGATTTTCCCGCTCCGAACCGTTCATGGGAATTGGTCGAAAAACATGGCATCAGCCAAATGGGCGTTTCGCCGACCTTGATCCGCTCGTTGATCCCACATGGTGATGAGCATTTCAAGAAGCATGACCTTTCCTCGTTGAAGTGCTTTGCCTCCACCGGCGAACCGTGGAATCCTGACCCGTGGATGTGGTTATTCGAGAAAGTTGGTGAAGGGAAACGACCGGTCATCAATTATTCGGGCGGTACGGAGATCTCAGGCGGCATCGTGATGGGAAATCCGTTATTGCCGCTCAAACCGTGTGCCTTCTCCGCGCCGTGCCCCGGCATGGATGCGGATGTGGTGGACGAAAGCGGGAATCCCGTCCGCAATGCGGTGGGGGAACTGGTCATTAAAGCGCCGTGGATCGGGATGACGCGCGGATTCTGGAAGGACAAGGGACGCTATCTGGACACGTATTGGTCACGCTGGGAGAATGTCTGGGTGCACGGTGACTTTGCGGCAATCGACAACGACGGTTTGTGGTACATCCTTGGTCGCTCGGACGATACGATCAAGATCGCGGGCAAACGCTTGGGTCCGGCTGAGGTGGAGTCGATTCTCGTCCGCCACGAATCCATTGTGGAGGCGGCGGCGATTGGGGTGCCGCACGAGGTCAAGGGGAGTGAACTGGTCCTTTTTGCAGTGACAGGTCCCGGAGTGGAGCGAAGCGACGCCCTTCGTCAGGAATTATATGAGATGGTTGTGGCGGAAATGGGCAAGCCGCTTTCGCCGAAAGCCATCCTGTTCGTGAACGACCTGCCCAAAACACGCAATGCCAAGGTCATGCGGCGCATGATCCGGGCGGCGTACCTGGGCTTGGAGCCAGGTGATACGTCATCATTGGTGAATCCGGGTGCGGTGGAGGAGATAAAACGCTCAAAATAG
- the upp gene encoding uracil phosphoribosyltransferase, whose amino-acid sequence MSNVHESKHPLVAHKLSKLRDKNTEPKKFRELVREIAGLLAYESTADLQTLEVEIETPLEKMKARQLKEKIGLVPVLRAGLGMVEGIWELMPSAEVWHIGLYRDEKTLQPVEYYNKLPVDPRVSVCLILDPMLATGGSATATADILKKWGVKKIKYVGLIAAPEGIKAMQTAHPDIDIYVAAVDSHLNDRAYIVPGLGDAGDRQFGTG is encoded by the coding sequence ATGTCCAACGTACACGAATCCAAACATCCGCTGGTTGCGCACAAGTTGTCGAAATTAAGAGATAAAAACACCGAACCCAAGAAGTTCCGCGAACTCGTCCGAGAAATTGCGGGACTTCTTGCATATGAATCCACTGCCGACCTGCAAACACTTGAGGTCGAGATCGAGACCCCGCTGGAGAAAATGAAGGCAAGGCAGCTCAAGGAAAAGATCGGGCTCGTTCCAGTCCTGCGCGCGGGACTGGGCATGGTCGAAGGGATCTGGGAGTTGATGCCGTCTGCCGAAGTCTGGCACATCGGTTTGTATCGCGATGAGAAAACGCTTCAGCCGGTGGAATATTACAACAAGCTCCCCGTCGATCCGCGCGTTTCGGTCTGCCTGATCCTCGACCCGATGCTCGCGACAGGCGGTTCTGCTACTGCCACCGCCGATATTCTCAAAAAGTGGGGCGTGAAGAAGATCAAATACGTCGGGTTGATCGCCGCGCCGGAGGGCATCAAAGCCATGCAGACCGCACATCCCGACATTGATATTTACGTCGCCGCGGTGGATAGCCATCTCAATGATCGCGCGTACATCGTCCCCGGGCTCGGCGATGCGGGAGACAGGCAGTTCGGCACGGGATGA
- a CDS encoding antibiotic biosynthesis monooxygenase produces the protein MTGKLIAQDGKRNELANILKQAAQIVGNIPECKMYIVSEDISNTTHVWVFEIWDHKKAHDDSLSNEQVRALISQARPLLAAAPDGAELSVVGGHGLVNFPA, from the coding sequence ATGACCGGAAAATTGATCGCCCAGGATGGAAAGCGTAACGAACTTGCCAATATCCTCAAGCAGGCGGCGCAGATCGTGGGGAATATCCCTGAATGTAAAATGTACATTGTGAGCGAGGATATATCCAACACGACGCATGTATGGGTCTTCGAGATATGGGATCATAAAAAGGCGCACGACGATTCGTTGAGCAATGAACAAGTTCGAGCGCTGATCTCCCAGGCGCGACCTCTGCTCGCCGCCGCTCCGGATGGGGCTGAACTGTCCGTAGTGGGCGGACATGGGCTGGTTAATTTCCCTGCTTGA
- a CDS encoding M20/M25/M40 family metallo-hydrolase, producing MPQQFADKYLLAVEESIKEKPQSGLNGFEQEWNLLDEDLRPLLTVGAGPSQQSFVDYLRAECIPPWQAQFSQLEVFHWMIEWATRPYYNPRGAIYEARLMEASLINALHRAGVNFGGRLHYWHGNLLFLTDISHQSIPGNWEIAKRRYLQKCVDLYGDTLATAGIHSNLSLPDPLFAWDFMHLPASEREKQHLDEFKSEFYITATRLLRAFASLFIATAASTPMQAQVKDGRAVVVLTEYDSVRNLTFPNPRELDLPDLYRSYDDYLQISYDLVRRGVRFGNNNWTPVRARSFAEPVERIISTTSDQLASLYARGLFAVGQATPPEEMALQIEKQNLMARINLPMGRVEVRVDDGGHSLDLDIANLTLKHLLLLRIYSDPQFARSFRYDREDIARARANENLAAKFSMRAEIENPLTGKPINMRDFLKWTLDQVKPLAEALNLWDDLQPLVEMSAGGRNAAEKFRARLQGELGDDNVVPLEVLKELHFEREAQVKADVERIVSECGMLGADASRIAEYIQRSRDIVRQIPTAPIRFRSQAQALVEVSYPDKTAEILDLAGQLIRIPSVTASPNERLEEVHRAASLIDDYLRNAGLETRFFDGKYPAVYATFSGALKKDPILLTGHFDVVEPEPDDSQFSPRIEGDYLWGRGAADMKTVVATYLVWMKDALRVGKLGSSSSQSPYPNIALLLVGNEENGEAEAWGTPHVLNELNLTPSLFIAGERTGEKGDELFGEICVENRGVMRFDVIACGTKGHSGVAGTGDLSENLIVARSALGEIFAKHLTLRSSDGWQSQAKFPFINVGTPGIYNVTAGEGILGVEIRSIPQDDILKLRNEVEAYCQSNGLEVTFPVMENGVACDPNNPALKALTEAVKQASGGVEARIGRKLPGTSARFAPGGQAVVWGQSGIGPHAKNEAHFIPSIEPYYRSLNELAKLWK from the coding sequence ATGCCTCAACAATTCGCCGACAAATACCTCCTCGCCGTAGAAGAATCCATCAAAGAGAAGCCGCAAAGCGGACTCAACGGCTTCGAGCAGGAATGGAATCTGCTCGATGAAGACCTGCGTCCACTGCTGACCGTTGGCGCGGGACCCAGCCAACAGTCGTTCGTGGATTATCTGCGCGCCGAGTGCATCCCGCCGTGGCAGGCGCAGTTCAGCCAGCTTGAAGTCTTTCATTGGATGATCGAATGGGCGACGCGACCGTATTACAACCCGCGCGGCGCGATCTATGAAGCGCGCCTGATGGAAGCATCGCTTATCAATGCCTTGCATCGCGCAGGCGTCAACTTCGGCGGGCGCCTGCATTACTGGCACGGCAACCTGCTCTTCCTCACCGATATCAGCCATCAATCCATCCCCGGCAACTGGGAGATCGCCAAGCGCCGTTATCTGCAAAAATGTGTCGACCTGTACGGCGACACCCTCGCAACCGCCGGTATTCACAGCAACCTGTCCCTGCCCGATCCGCTGTTCGCGTGGGATTTCATGCACCTTCCCGCCAGCGAGCGTGAGAAGCAGCATCTCGACGAATTCAAATCCGAATTCTATATCACGGCGACGCGCCTCTTGCGCGCCTTCGCCAGCCTGTTCATCGCCACAGCCGCATCCACGCCGATGCAGGCTCAGGTCAAGGATGGACGCGCTGTCGTCGTCCTGACCGAATACGACTCGGTGCGCAACCTGACCTTCCCAAATCCGCGCGAGCTTGACCTTCCCGATCTCTATCGCTCCTACGACGATTACCTGCAAATTTCCTATGATCTCGTACGCCGCGGAGTCCGCTTTGGAAATAACAACTGGACTCCCGTCCGAGCCCGCAGCTTTGCCGAACCCGTCGAGCGGATCATCTCCACCACGAGCGACCAGCTCGCTTCGCTCTACGCCCGCGGCTTGTTCGCTGTCGGTCAAGCGACTCCACCCGAAGAGATGGCGCTGCAGATCGAAAAGCAGAACCTGATGGCACGCATCAACCTGCCGATGGGGCGCGTCGAAGTCCGCGTGGATGACGGCGGTCACAGCCTTGACCTTGACATTGCCAACCTGACCCTCAAGCACCTCCTGCTTTTGCGCATCTATTCCGATCCGCAATTCGCCCGTTCCTTCCGCTATGACCGCGAAGATATTGCCCGCGCCCGCGCCAATGAAAATCTCGCCGCGAAATTCAGCATGCGCGCCGAGATTGAAAACCCGTTGACCGGCAAACCGATCAACATGCGGGATTTTCTCAAATGGACTCTGGATCAGGTCAAGCCGCTGGCAGAGGCATTGAATTTATGGGATGATCTCCAGCCGCTGGTGGAAATGTCCGCAGGCGGGCGCAACGCGGCGGAGAAATTCCGGGCGCGTCTGCAGGGTGAACTGGGGGACGACAATGTGGTGCCGTTGGAGGTCTTGAAAGAATTGCACTTTGAACGCGAAGCACAGGTCAAAGCGGATGTGGAACGGATCGTGTCGGAGTGCGGCATGCTTGGCGCGGACGCATCACGGATCGCCGAATATATCCAGCGTTCGCGCGATATTGTGCGGCAGATCCCCACTGCGCCGATCCGATTCCGTTCGCAGGCACAGGCGCTGGTTGAAGTTTCGTATCCTGACAAAACCGCCGAGATCCTTGACCTTGCCGGACAATTGATCCGCATTCCAAGCGTGACGGCATCTCCCAATGAGCGCCTCGAAGAAGTTCATCGCGCCGCTTCGTTAATTGACGATTACCTCCGCAACGCCGGTCTCGAAACCAGATTCTTCGATGGCAAATATCCAGCCGTGTACGCCACATTCTCCGGCGCGTTGAAGAAAGATCCAATCCTGTTGACCGGGCATTTTGATGTTGTCGAACCCGAACCTGACGACTCTCAGTTCAGTCCGCGCATTGAAGGCGATTATCTGTGGGGGCGCGGCGCGGCGGATATGAAAACTGTCGTGGCAACTTATTTGGTGTGGATGAAAGATGCTTTGCGTGTAGGCAAATTAGGTTCTTCCAGTTCCCAGAGTCCATATCCAAATATCGCCTTGCTACTTGTCGGCAACGAAGAGAACGGCGAAGCCGAGGCGTGGGGCACGCCGCATGTCCTGAACGAATTGAATTTAACCCCATCGTTATTTATCGCAGGTGAACGTACGGGCGAAAAAGGCGACGAACTCTTCGGCGAGATCTGTGTTGAGAATCGCGGCGTGATGCGCTTTGATGTGATTGCCTGCGGGACGAAAGGTCACAGCGGGGTGGCGGGAACGGGAGATTTGAGCGAGAATCTCATCGTTGCGCGTTCGGCGTTGGGTGAGATATTTGCCAAACATCTCACGCTGAGATCATCAGATGGCTGGCAATCGCAGGCGAAATTTCCGTTCATCAATGTTGGCACGCCAGGTATTTACAACGTCACTGCCGGGGAGGGGATACTCGGTGTGGAAATTCGTTCCATTCCGCAAGATGACATTCTCAAGTTGAGGAATGAGGTGGAAGCATATTGCCAATCCAACGGATTGGAAGTGACATTTCCTGTGATGGAAAACGGGGTGGCGTGCGACCCGAACAATCCAGCCTTGAAAGCGCTCACCGAAGCGGTCAAACAGGCGTCGGGTGGTGTCGAAGCGAGGATCGGGCGAAAGTTACCCGGTACAAGCGCGCGATTCGCTCCGGGTGGGCAGGCGGTCGTGTGGGGACAGTCTGGGATTGGACCACACGCGAAGAATGAGGCACATTTCATCCCCAGCATCGAGCCGTATTACAGGTCGTTGAACGAGTTGGCGAAGTTGTGGAAATAG